The following DNA comes from Myxococcales bacterium.
CTTCGGTGAAGCGCGCGGCTTCGAGTTCCGCGCCCACGAGAAGGGCGACGCCAACCGCTCCGCCGTGGTCGAGGGCCTGTTCGACTTCGTGCAGAACAACTTCCTCGTTGGGCGCAAGTTCCACGACTTCGACCACGCCAACCGCGAAGCCGTCATCTGGTGCGACAAGATCAACGCCGCCTTCAGCCGCAAGCTCACGCCGCTCGCCGCGATCTCTTCGCGGCCGAGAGCCACCTGCTCGTCCCGTTGCCCGCCTGGCGCTCACCCGTCTATCGCATCCACACCCGCCTCGTCGACCTCGAGAGCTACGTCAACGTCCACACGTTTCGCTACGAAGTGCCCGCTCGCTACATCGGTCACCAGCTCGAGGTGCGCGAGACCAAGACCGAGATCCAGCTGTTCGATGGGCCGCGCGTGGTTGCCACCCATCCGCGCCGGGTGGATGGCCCAGCGAGTGCGGCTCCCCGAGCCGGAGCGCGCCGAGCACAGGCAGCGCCGCGACGAGCAGCTCGTCGCCGAGGAGCGCCAGCTGCACGCCGAGCTCCCGAGCTCGCCACCTGGATCACCGAGCTGCACCGGCGCGCACCTCGAGGACGGGGCGTTGCCCGCCTGCGCCAGCTTCGCCGCCTGTTGCGCGACTATCCGCAGCCACCGCTCATCGACGCGCTCCGCGACGCAGCTCGCTACGGCCTCTACGACCTCGAGCGCATCGAGACCACGATCCTGCGCAACATCCGCCACGACTACTTCCCGCGTCGCGACCCCGACGACGAGCAGGAGTGACCCATGCGCGACGACGAGCTCCATCAGCTGCTCAAGACCCTGCACCTCAGCAAGGTCCGCCAGATCATCGAAGAGGAGCTTCAGCACGCCGAGAAAAAGCAGCTCACCTACGGCGAGTTCCTGCTCCGTTTGCTGCGCGCCGAGTGGCACAACAAGCAGAGTCCGCCCTCAACTGGCGCATCAAGCGCGCCGCCATGCCTGAGCAGTGGACCATCGAGTCGTTCCCCTTCAAGCGCCAGCCGGGGATCTCCGCTCGCCAGATCCGCGGCTTCGCCAGCCTCGACTTCGTTGCCCGCGCCGAGAATCTGGTCTTCATCGGTGGCACCGGCGTGGGCAAGACAGGACTCGCCACCGGCCTGCTCCTGAAGGCCCTCCAGAACGGCACACCGCGGGCTCTTCCTCAAAGCGCAGGACTTGTTCGACGAGATGTACGCCTCGCTCGCTGACCGCTCGTCACGCAAACTGCTCAACCGCCTCGCCCGCGTGGATCTGCTCGTCATCGACAGATGGGATACCTGAATCTTCGGCCCGAGCAGACCAACGTCTTCTTCCGTCTGATGGAGGAGCGCTACAAGCGGAAGGCCACGATCATCACCACCAACCCTCGGCTACGAAGAGTGGCAGAACTTCCTCGGCAACAAGGCCCTCTGCGACGCTCTGCTCAGCCGCATCCGCCACCAGTGCCACACCGTCACCATCGACGGCCCGTCCTTGCGCGATCCCTCCGGCTAACGGCGACCTGACCTCCGCTTCGGAAGCCGCAGCGCCCCTACCGGGGCCTGCGGCTTCTTCGCACCAACGCCGAAATCGGTGCACCACGATTTACCCGATCAAGAAGCCGGGTCGATTCTCCCGAGCAGAGGTGGGTCATTCTTGGCGAGCGCCGAAGAAGAAGAAGGCGATGCCCAGGATGTAAGGACCGTTGCCACCTACGAACGTGTGCACCGCGCCACCGGAATGCCCGGGACTTGAGTCGCATCCGTGGGCGAACAAGTTCTTGTAGCCGCCAGCGCCGTTGGGATTGTGGAAGCGGCCGATGGCACAGGGAGAAGTCTGGCCGAATGCCGAACCGAAGACGCAACCGGCCGGGCGGTCCGGATAGATCGCGTCGCAGAGTGGGTAGCCATCGTTCCCCTTTGAAGAGTAGACCCCCCTGCTCGCGTTTGCGGTGCAGCAAGCTCAGTAGGGCTTGCGGTCCGCCTCAGGGCGTGAGTTAGCCAGCGCACGGCAAGACGGCTCAAACCGCGCGCTGGAGTGGTCGCACAGCGATCAGATCACGGTCATCGACGTGGCGAAGATCACTCTCGCGCAACGTGACGAGTGCTTGGGTGCGGCCCGACGCGGCCACGAACTCGACCTCTAGCCCGTCCGGCTCGTAGACCTCGACGACAGCGCCCAGATCACCGCGCCGAAGACCAGCATCTGGAAGGTCTCGCTCAAGAACGACGGTGTCGAGAAGCTTGAAGGTCATGGCTACGCGGGGAATGCTGTCACAAATCGAGGAACATCCTCACCGGTTCGAACGATCCACACTGCGGTGATCTTGGCGGCTCGTCCGAGTGGTGAGGTGAGCGTAGCACGGACCTCGAACTTCTGTCCGAACGGTCCCAGTTCGGTCGGCGTGGCGTCTGCGGATTGGGCAACGAGGGCCAGATCGGCGCGAAGCACTTCCCATTGGTCTGCGGTGTAGCCGAGCGCCCGGAAGAACGCTGCCTTGAATCGCCCGACCGGGTGCTCGGGTGACAGCAGGTAGTCGCGGACCTTTGCAGGTTCGACGACGGCACGATCAGCGTTGGGGAGCAGCACCTGCGAGGTCCCGGTTCTTCGTCTCTGTCTGGCTAACGAGACACACGTTCACCCGCGAACGCCGAGCGTCAAGTCGACGGTCGGCAAGGCGCTGCAGACGCGGGCGAGTGCCGCATCAGAGTGTTCGCCCGCGGCCGCGGAACGGACGGTGAAGTCGGCAAGGCCGGCGTTCGGCGGGTGCAACGTGATATGGCCGCTCCGTTCTGCTTCTCAGACTTCTGCTCAGACCGGAGGATGGAAAGCGGGACATGCACCCGCGGGCTACGAATCTGCAACGTCGAGCAGTTGATGCTCTCTAACTCGCATTCGAACCCGTGGGTGTGCCTCGCCTGTAACGAATCCTCAGGGGAAGCCGCTCGAACCGGCTCACCATATTGCCTTCGCTGGGCGCGGCCGCTGCATGTCCCGACCAGAAGAATAGCCGAGGAGGTCGCATGCAGAAAAGTCTCGACGAATTTGCCGCATTCATCGGGTTGGACTGGGCCGACAAGAAGCACGATGTCTGCCTCAGTGTCCCTGGCAACGAGGGTCTGGAGCGCGAGGTCGTTCCTCACCGCCCGGCCGCTCTTGAAGCGTGGATTGCTCGACTCCGTGAGCGCTTCGCCGGTGCCCCGGTCGCCGTGGCCGTCGAGCTCGAGGAAGGCCCGATCGTCTCGGCCTTGCTCGAGCACGACTTCATCGTCGTCTGCCCGGTGAGGCCCGGCACCGTCGCCGGCTACCGCAAGACCTTCGTGCCCAGCAACGCAAAGGACGACCCCACCGACGCAGAGCTGATCCTGGAGCTGCTGCTGCGCCATCCGGAGAAGCTTCCGCCACTCAAACGGGAAAGCGCTCCCATGCGACAGCTCCGCCGTCTCGTCGCCGAACGCCGCGCCTTCGTCGAGGACCGGGTGCGCATCACCAACCGCATCACGGCTGCACTCAAGGCCCATTACCCGCAGGTTCTGGGCTGGTTTCGCGACAAGTGGACCGACGTGTTCATCGACTTCATCGAGCGCTGGCCGACCCTCCAGGACGCCCAGAGAGCTCGCCGCGAGACCGTGGTCGCGTTCTTCCACGGCCACAACGTTCGACAGAAGGCCGTCATCGACCGCCGCCTCGAAGAGCTCCACAGCGAACGGCCGCTCACGACCGACGCTGGTGCCATCGAGCCCGCTCGGTTCATGGTCCAGCTCCTTCTGCCGCAGCTCCGTGCCGTCTGCGCCGCCATCGAGCAGTTCGACGTCAGGATCGCGACCTTGGCCCAGTCGCTGCCCGACTTCGAGCTCTTCGACTCGCTCCCTGGAGCCGGTCCTGCGCTGGCTCCTCGACTGCTGACTGCCTTCGGCGAGCGTCGCGAGCGGTTCCCCACCGCCGCTGCCGTCCAGAAGTGCATGGGCATCGCGCCGGTCACCGAGCGCAGCGGGAACAAGAGCTGGGTCCATTGGCGCTACGCCTGCACCAAGTTCCTCCGCCAAACCTTCGTCGAGTGGACCGAGCAGACCATTCCGCGCTCGTTTTGGGCCAAGGCCTTCTACGAGAAGCAGCGCGCCAAGGGCTCGTCACACAACGCCGCAGTCCGCTCCTCGCTTTCAAATGGATCCGAATCATTCACCGCTGCTGGCTCGACCGAACCCGCTACGACGAATCACGCTACCTGACCGCACTCCAAAAGCGTGGCTCCCCCCTGCTCGCGTTTGCGGTGCAGCAAGCTCAGTAGGGCTTGCGGTCCGCCTCAGGGCGTGAGTTATGCGGCGCACTTGCCGCAGCACGATCAGAGCTGGATCTTCGCGTTCTTGCAGGTCGGTGGGCAGTCCGGACCATTCGGCTGCTGAGTCGAGTAGGTCGGGCTTGCGGTGGAAGTCACGAGGACGCTGCCCGCCGACGACAACGTGAAAGTGAGTTGCTCGGGATGGCGGTTGGGCAGAATAAAACCATCGATTTGCGGGCCGCCCCCCTGAATCCAGATCCCGCTCGAAGAGCAGGTGTCGAGGCCCTTCGATGGCGCCCAGTCGCACGTCAACTATCGGGCGCGGGTCCCTCCATCTTCGTGAGGCTGCTCAACTCGCGAGACCGGCGTTCGGCGGGTGCAACGTCCAGTTATGCGGCATGCGAGGTGAAAGGACCGGGCTTGGTTGCAGCGGCGGGACGCGTGGACAAGCATTTGGCATGGCAGCTCGGCGGGACAAGCTTGCGCAGAGCCCAGTGCTTGCGGCTCTGCCGCTCCTTGCGCTGCTTGCGTGTCGCGATGACGAGTTGTCGGCTCCGCAGGTCGTGCCGGATTTTGACGCCGGAGCGAGCGAGTGTGGGTGGCAGCACTCCTGCAAATCCGACGACGACTGCGACCCGGGCCAATGTTGCGCCGGCTTCCTAACGTACACTTGCGCTTGCACGACACAGACCGATTCGGTGAGTTCTGTCTGTTCGACCTTCCAATATGAGTCCAACGCTTCCTGCACGTGCCGGCCGCCGCAGTCGAAACCGGTATGCCCTGAGCTCGGCTTCATGCCACCGTATGCGTCGGAGTGCCTGCCGGCGCCGTACCACCAGTGCGTCGTATTTTGCGACCAACAGGCCTGCTATTGCGACACGTTGGTCCAAACGATGGATGCGAGCATAGCGGCGGGAGGCATCCTTGTTCCAAGTTGCCCGCCACCTGACTGGGGTGCGTTGTGCCAGCCGGACTCTGGTTTGCACTCTGACGGGGGTGTGGAGTCGGGGGCGGGTGATGCGGCGGGGGACGGAACCCAGGACGCTGACGACGCGACCTGAAGCTGCGCGGAGCCTGGGACCGCGCGTGTTCAAGCCGAGTAACGGGGCACGCGTTGACCCGCGAGCGCCGTGGCTCATCGTAACAGACGGCAAGGCGTGAACGCACGCGGGCGAGTGCCGAAGACAGAGTGGTTGCCCGCGGGCGCGGAACGGACGGTGAAACTCGCCACGACCGGCGCTCGGCGGGTCGAACGCGAGTTATCCGGCTCGTCCAAGAGCGTCGGGCGCCGGCACTTGGCGTGTTAGAATGACGACGCATGGCGTGGGGATGGCTGCTCGGCGCGACAGGATTGATGGTCGTTGCTGTGTGCGTTGCCTGCGAGACCGGCGGCGACTCGGGCGGACCGAGTGGCGGCGGTCAAGCCGGCGCTAGCGGAGCGGTGTCGGGAGGGAACGGCGGCGGGGGCTCCACCGGCGGCACCGGGGGCGCAGCTGGGGA
Coding sequences within:
- a CDS encoding DUF4926 domain-containing protein; translated protein: MTFKLLDTVVLERDLPDAGLRRGDLGAVVEVYEPDGLEVEFVAASGRTQALVTLRESDLRHVDDRDLIAVRPLQRAV
- a CDS encoding adhesin; the encoded protein is MLLPNADRAVVEPAKVRDYLLSPEHPVGRFKAAFFRALGYTADQWEVLRADLALVAQSADATPTELGPFGQKFEVRATLTSPLGRAAKITAVWIVRTGEDVPRFVTAFPA